In the genome of Variovorax sp. PAMC26660, the window CTGCGTGACGCTCGCCGGCTAACGCATCGCCTTGTAGCGGTAGAGGCGAAAGCCGTCCTTCTGCATGAAGCTGATGGGTTCCCAGCCGCGCGCCAGCGCGCTGTCGGTGATCAGCGCCATCTGCAGGCCAAGGTAGTCCTGCAGGTTGTCGGCCACCGCGATCTCGAACTTCCGGAGGTCGCGGTCCAGCGCCTCGATCGCCGCGATGGCGGCCTCCACGTTGCCGAAGGGGCGCAGTGCATGCACCATCGGGCTGCTGCTGCGCGGCAGGCTGTGCGGCGCCACGGGCTCCGCCCCGAAGTTGACGATGGCGCCGCCCTCCATGCCATTCAGGCCGCCGATGCTCATCGATGTCATGCCATGAACCCGATGTCGCGCGGACAGGCGATGCCGCTGGGCGCCGTCATGCTGAAGTTCTTCAGGTTCGGCAGGATGCTGTTGAGTTGCGCATCGGGCACGCCCAACCAGCGCGCCAGCGTGGCGGCGTTCAAGGGCCGCGGCGCATCCTGCGCGGCTTCGTCGGCCACACATGCGCAGCCGGCTTCGATCTGTTCCACCATGTTCCTCGCTCCTGCGGCGCTCCAACGCCGGTCGAGCTGTTCAAGGCAAGTGGCATGCCCTGCGGAAATCGCGTGGTGGGTGGCTTGAAAACAAGGCGAGTCAATCCACAAATGTGACTTATTGTGACCTTTTGGTCACTTCCAGAAACAAAAATGGCATGCCAGAAAACTGGCGCGGTTCAGCAAGCCTTCAGCAGCGCACTGCCTGCGGAGAGGTTCAGTCGCGTTCGTCGTACCAGTCGTCGTTCGGCGGACGGTACGGATAGCCGGGGCCGTAATAGATGCGTCCTGGCGGTGGGCTGTAGATGGGTGCCGGGCGGTAGTACACCGGCGGTGGCGGCCGGTAGTAGACCGGCGGAGGGGGTTCGTAATAGATCGGAGCCGGGTACGAATAAACCGGCGGCGGCGCGTAGTACGGCGCCGGGTAGGCGCCGATGGCCAGGCCGGGCGTGCCGATTTCCACCGACCAGCTTCCGCGCGCGCTGGCCGATCCCACGGCCAGCAAGGCGCCCGCTGCAATCGCGCCGATGGCAACCCATTTGAAAACAGAAGAATGATTTTTGAAGTTCACATTGGCTCCAGGGCCAAGGGCGGACAGCGCCCATGTGGATACGCAACGCCCGATGCATGCATGCGGTGCACCCGCGGTGCTGTCGGGTGGTTGCCAAACGTCACCGGCAGCACGCGCCGCGAAAGGCTCAACGCGCGATCTCGCGGCGCGACAGCATCACATCACCGCCGGTGGTGCTGAAAGAGATGGTCGGTGCGCTGAAGTCGCTCAGCGGCGCGCCAAGGCCGATCTCACCGCGGCCATGCAGCACGCACTCTTCGCGCCGCAAGGCGATCTCCGTGCTCGGCCCGCCGTTGCCGTGGAAGCGGACCCAGGTGCCGTAGGTGCTGACGTCGATCAGCACGCAACTGCCCTGCCGGACCTCGATGCGCGCGTGCAGCCGCGAGACACGCGGGTCGTTGACCACGAACTGCGCGTCGTCGACGCGCCCGAGGTGAATCGGTAACTGCTCGGTACTGAACATCGAGCGAACGTCGAGCCATGCGAGTTCGATCTGGCCGAACGAAGAGTCCGGCACCCGCAACGGCGCCAGCGCGGCCGGCACGGTAAGAAAGGAGGTCACGTCTTCCTGCCAGTCGATGCGGTGCACCACCGACATTTCGCTGCGGCCCCGGATGTTGATGAGGCCCAGGTCGCGATGCTGCACGCCGCCTTCGCGCAACTGCGAGATCACGGCGTCGGTCACCCAGATCTGGCCGGGCCCTGCCAAGTCGCTCAGGCGCGAGGCCAGGTTGACGGCGTCGCCGTAGCAATCGCCCTCCACTTCCACCACATCGCCACTTGCCACGCCGATCTGCAGCGCCATGCGCAATGGCGCCGGCCAGACCAGCAAGCGCTTCTGGTGGTAGCGCTGCAATTCGATGACTGCATGCGTGGCTGCGGCTCCGCTGGAAAAGATTGCGAACACACCGTCTCCCAGCGACTTGACCACCCGGCCACCGTGCGCCTGGCAGACGCCACCGATCCATTGAGTAAGTCGCGTGACGGTTTCGGTAGCCCGTGCATTCCCCATGGCCTCGAAGACCCTGGTACTCCCCGTCAAGTCCGCGAATACGACTGTGGAATTGACACCCATACTGTTGTGATTCTCTATTGCGATCTCTGGTTGATTATGGTCAAGGCACCCCGCATTCACTTGCAAGCAGTTTCCTTGACGTGCGACCAGACATACAAGGAACGATCTGCCTGACCTCTTTGTTGACCATATGTATGCGCTCGTAACCGCGAGGCGGATGTCCCGGGGACATTGACCATATGTAGTACTTTGGAAAACAAATTGAAAATGACAGTGAAAACGACAAGTAAAGCGTGTTGTTTTACAAACAAGAAACACTGTTTGCGATCTTGTGTAACCGTGAACTGCGGCTTAAGGTAGCGACCGTCCTTGCTTCCCGCAATACGCTTCTCGTCCCATGCTTTTCCGCCGAATTCTTCGTCTGCTGAACGTGCCCGGCTTCGGATCCCGCCAGGTGGCAGAGAGCCAACTGGGGCGCATCCGCACAGCCATGCTGTCGGCCCTTCAGGGACGTGGCGGTCATTCGATCCAGCGTGTCAGCCAGCGCGTGCGCTTTGCGGCCGACATGGAAGCCCTCTGGTATCTGCGGCAGGACGTGATGGTCGCGCTCAGCGACATCGACGGCGAATCCGCCGCGCGCCGCCAGATGAAAGCCATCAACAGCATGTTCAAGGGCGGACTGCCCGGCTCGATGGGCCCGCGCGCTCACCAGCGCTTCACCAACAACGGCTGAGGCCGCCGCGCGACCCGCGCCCTGTTCAATGGGCGTGATGGTCGTGGTGGTGATGGTGGTGCTCGTGTGAATGGTCATGCTGATGACCCCACACCAGGAACACGTCGCGCCCTTCGGCCGCCATCGACACCTTCGCGCCCACGGGAAGCAACACCTTTGTCGGCACATGCCCGAACGGCAGGCCTGCCAGCACCGGCACCTTGAGCGTGGCACGCAGGCGGTCGATGACCGTGTTCAACCCGAATCCCCGGTCGTAGCCCGCCACCTTGCGGATGCCGGTGAATTGACCGAACACGATGGCGCGCTGGCGCGCGAGCACGCCGGCCAGCTTCAATTGATCGAGCATGCGTTCGATGCGATACGGATGCTCGTTGGTGTCCTCGATGAACAGCACGCCCTTGTCGACCGCCGGAAAGTACGGCGTGCCAAGCAGGCTGGTCAGCACGCACAGGTTGCCGCCCCACAGCACGGCGTCTTGCACCGGCTTGAACTTCAGCTCGGCATCGCGTGCCGGCATGCGCCAGCCAGTGCCTTCACCCTGCCCGCTCAGCAAGTCGTCGAAGCAGGCTTCCATGATGTCGTCGGGACCGTCCTCAGCGCCGAAGTCTTCGCCGACCGCGGGGCCCGACCAGGTGACCGCGCCGGTCTTGGCAAGCAGCGCGCTCTGCAGCGCAGTGAAGTCGCTGCAGCCAACAAATTGGGTGCCCTTGTGGATCGCCTTGGCCACGGTCTTGTACGGAATCGCGTCGAGGATGCGCGTGAGCCCGTAGCCACCGCGCGCGATGAGCGCGATGTCGGCACCGCTGGCGGCCGCGCGCGAAATGGCGGCGAGCCTCGTGGCGTCGTCACCCGCAAAGCGCTGGTGCACCGACAGGGCTGCGTCGTCGACTTCGACTTCATGGCCCAGCGCCGTGAGTCGCTTCACGCCGCGCCGAAAAGCAGCCTTGTCACGGATCGCGCTGGAGGGGGAGTAGATGTAGATGTGTTTGGTCACGAGGTCGAGTATCCCATTGCGTTGCGCGCTTGCAGGGCGAGCGCCCTGGCCTGCGCGGGTGTCGGTCCCGAAGAAGAAGCGATGGGGCCGAGCGCGCGCAATGCGGCTTCGTAGCCTCGATCGGGAAAAGGCGCGCGCCATGCGTCCTTGATGCGCTCGCCGCCTTCCGGCGCCACGAGCGTCGCCACGAAACGGTCGCCCGACACAGCCTGCAGCAGCGCGGCCAGGCTGGCGGCGGATGCGCTGTGCACCAGCACCACTGGCGCCAGCTGCAAACGGTCGAGCCATTCGAGCAGCACGTCGCGATGCCATTCGAGCGTGTGCGTCGTCTCGCGCTTGGGCTTGTCGCTCTTGCCGAATCCGATCAAGTCGGGCACGAGCGTGCGCAGGCCGGGCGCGCCGACAAAGTGCCGGAAGAAGTAGCCCCACTCACCGGGGCCATGCAGGCACAGGCAGCCAGCAAGTGGATCGCCCTCACCGCTTTCGTCCATGTAATGCATGCGCCAGCCTTGCAGGCTCGGCAGGTCCTGCACGTGATGCGCGGCGAAGGCGCAGTCGCCCAGCGCGGCAAAGCGCTCCGCTGGCGTACGCAACGCATCGTCGCGCAAGGGCTCGGCCTGTTCGCGCGCGACGCTGCGGCGCTGCTGGAAGAAGGCTTGCAGCACTGCCGCGCATTCCTGCGCCAGCACGCCGCCCTGCACCTGCGTGCGGTGGTTCAGGCGCGGCTCGGCAAAGAGGTCGAGCACGGAGCCGGCCGCGCCGGTCTTCGGGTCCGTCGCGCCGAACACCACGCGCGCCAGCCGCGAATGCAGCATGGCGCCCGCGCACATCGCACAAGGCTCCAGCGTGACGAACAACTCGCAGCCGTCCAGCCGGTAGTTGCCGAGCACGGTGGCACCAGCGCGCAGCGCGTTGATCTCTGCATGCGCGCTCGGGTCGTGATTCGCCACGGGCGTGTTGCGGCCGGTGGCAATGACCTGGCCGTCCTTGACCAGCACCGCGCCGACCGGCACCTCGCCCGCTTCAGCAGCGAGGCGGGCCTCGGCCAGCGCCAGCGTCATCCAGCGCGCGTCGTCGTTCATCTGCGAAGGCAATGCGGGCTCAGTTGTCATCCGGCATCTTGCGCGCCTGGGCGGCCGCTTCGAGCGCGTCCTTGACCTGCTGTTGAACCTGCTGCGCCTGATCGCGCACCGTGGTGGGTGGCTCGCCGGCCGCTGGCGCGGCCACGCCGGGCACGGCCGGCAAAGCCGTAGCAACACCGCTCCCCATCTGCTTCTTCGCGATCAATCCGACGATCAACAACGCCAGCACCAAACCGATCAATCCGAGCACGCGCATTTCAGCGTCCCTGCGCCACGGGCGCTTCGACGTTCATGCCGAGGCGGTCCATCCACACGGCCAGCGCTTGCTCATCCGGCGTGCCCGCGCTGTAGGCGGCGTGCATCGCGGCATGCGATTCGCGACGGTGCTGGTTGAGCTTGACCTTGCATTGCAGCGCCGTGACACGCAGCTCGAAGCCGACGATGCCGGCCAGCATCTTGAGCTGGAACTCTTCGCCCAGGTCGCGCCATTGCTGCGCGTAACCGGGCTCGTGATCGCCGATGAGCT includes:
- a CDS encoding adenylate/guanylate cyclase domain-containing protein, encoding MGVNSTVVFADLTGSTRVFEAMGNARATETVTRLTQWIGGVCQAHGGRVVKSLGDGVFAIFSSGAAATHAVIELQRYHQKRLLVWPAPLRMALQIGVASGDVVEVEGDCYGDAVNLASRLSDLAGPGQIWVTDAVISQLREGGVQHRDLGLINIRGRSEMSVVHRIDWQEDVTSFLTVPAALAPLRVPDSSFGQIELAWLDVRSMFSTEQLPIHLGRVDDAQFVVNDPRVSRLHARIEVRQGSCVLIDVSTYGTWVRFHGNGGPSTEIALRREECVLHGRGEIGLGAPLSDFSAPTISFSTTGGDVMLSRREIAR
- a CDS encoding LD-carboxypeptidase; translation: MTKHIYIYSPSSAIRDKAAFRRGVKRLTALGHEVEVDDAALSVHQRFAGDDATRLAAISRAAASGADIALIARGGYGLTRILDAIPYKTVAKAIHKGTQFVGCSDFTALQSALLAKTGAVTWSGPAVGEDFGAEDGPDDIMEACFDDLLSGQGEGTGWRMPARDAELKFKPVQDAVLWGGNLCVLTSLLGTPYFPAVDKGVLFIEDTNEHPYRIERMLDQLKLAGVLARQRAIVFGQFTGIRKVAGYDRGFGLNTVIDRLRATLKVPVLAGLPFGHVPTKVLLPVGAKVSMAAEGRDVFLVWGHQHDHSHEHHHHHHDHHAH
- the tadA gene encoding tRNA adenosine(34) deaminase TadA, whose protein sequence is MTTEPALPSQMNDDARWMTLALAEARLAAEAGEVPVGAVLVKDGQVIATGRNTPVANHDPSAHAEINALRAGATVLGNYRLDGCELFVTLEPCAMCAGAMLHSRLARVVFGATDPKTGAAGSVLDLFAEPRLNHRTQVQGGVLAQECAAVLQAFFQQRRSVAREQAEPLRDDALRTPAERFAALGDCAFAAHHVQDLPSLQGWRMHYMDESGEGDPLAGCLCLHGPGEWGYFFRHFVGAPGLRTLVPDLIGFGKSDKPKRETTHTLEWHRDVLLEWLDRLQLAPVVLVHSASAASLAALLQAVSGDRFVATLVAPEGGERIKDAWRAPFPDRGYEAALRALGPIASSSGPTPAQARALALQARNAMGYSTS